Genomic window (candidate division KSB1 bacterium):
AGTGCGTCTCCCGCGCCTCAGGCTGCAAGGTCTCATGACGCTGGCCCCCGTAGTGGAGGATCCTGAAGACGCGCGGCCGTACTTCGCAACCCTGCGCCAGTTGCGGGACGAGCTGATCCGGGCGGGCATCGTCGATCATCTCCCCCATCTGTCAATGGGCATGACCGACGACTTTGAAGTCGCTGTGGAAGAGGGGGCCACCATGGTCCGCATCGGTAGGGCCATTTTCGGAGAAAGGGATGCGGCCCCCTGACCGCGCGGCTGCGCTCCGAAGCGAGGCGAGAAGCTGGTCTCGCGCGGAATCGCCTGTGAGCCAGGGAAGCCTCCGAGGGAGGAGGCCGGAAAGGTGAGCGAGGGTAGTGAAATCGGAGCGGCGGAGGTGTATGGTGCGCCTTACCCCGCTGGACATTAAGAAGCAGGAATTCCGTCGCACGTTTCGCGGGTACGACCCCGCGGAGGTGGACGCGTTCCTGGAGATGGTAGCCGACGAGTACGAGGAGCTGGTTCGGGAAAAGAACGACCTGGCCGATGAGGTCCTCAAGCTGCGGACTCAGCTTCGCGATTACCAGGAAGTCGAGCGGAGCCTCAAAGAGACTCTGCTGGCCGCGCAGCAGACGATGGCCGAATCGCGGGAGAGCAGCCGCCGGGAAGCCGAGCTTATCATCCGGGAGGCCCAGGTAAAAGCGGAGGAGATCCTCGAGGGAGCGCGGAAACAGCTGGCTGAGCTGAGGAACGAAA
Coding sequences:
- a CDS encoding DivIVA domain-containing protein, producing the protein MVRLTPLDIKKQEFRRTFRGYDPAEVDAFLEMVADEYEELVREKNDLADEVLKLRTQLRDYQEVERSLKETLLAAQQTMAESRESSRREAELIIREAQVKAEEILEGARKQLAELRNEILTLRSQKESLARRLRHLLESQLELLGLLEVEDIRPEGRQVPSPASGSNPQGGSRFLLASEGEATEAEPPQERPAPPADERSKEGGESVIF